The following proteins come from a genomic window of Nocardiopsis sp. YSL2:
- a CDS encoding lycopene cyclase family protein translates to MTDFDVAIIGGGAAGLTLAHLVGRVNERRGVPLDTVLIEAPPGPHTPPPRTWCFWERDGGPWDGLLSARWEDLSVVGGDGTTMTSSAAPYVYKMLRSTDVEEYVRAHAGAHVDQRSLFVTALADGPEHATVTASAPDGTREVLTARWVFDSRPPPRPLPARTSLLQHFRGWFVRTPDDAFDPAAAVLMDLRTPQPPLGVSFGYVLPLTRRTALVEYTEFGRTPLTTPAYERALADYCERVGLGGVEVTAAEQGVIPMTDARMPTRAGRRLFRVGTAGGATRPATGYTFSGVGRQARAVADALAAGRVPVPPVPHRPRHLAMDAVMLRALDTGRVRGADFFTRLFARNRLGEVLAFLDGDSPLRRELVMGLTTPVGAMSLTTAEHAWHALLGRPGALRRG, encoded by the coding sequence ATGACCGACTTCGACGTGGCGATCATCGGAGGGGGAGCCGCTGGGCTCACTCTCGCCCACCTGGTGGGGCGGGTCAACGAACGGCGCGGTGTCCCCCTGGACACGGTCCTGATCGAGGCGCCACCGGGTCCGCACACGCCGCCGCCGCGGACCTGGTGCTTCTGGGAACGCGACGGGGGCCCCTGGGACGGGCTGCTGTCCGCGCGCTGGGAGGACCTGTCCGTGGTGGGCGGGGACGGCACGACCATGACCTCGTCGGCGGCTCCCTACGTGTACAAGATGCTCCGTTCGACCGACGTCGAGGAGTACGTACGCGCGCACGCCGGCGCACACGTGGACCAGCGCAGCCTGTTCGTCACCGCCCTGGCGGACGGTCCCGAGCACGCCACGGTGACGGCGTCGGCCCCCGACGGGACCCGCGAGGTCCTCACCGCCCGCTGGGTGTTCGACTCCCGCCCGCCGCCGCGTCCACTCCCGGCCCGCACCAGCCTGCTCCAGCACTTCCGGGGGTGGTTCGTACGCACCCCCGACGACGCCTTCGATCCCGCGGCGGCCGTGCTGATGGACCTGCGCACGCCCCAGCCCCCGCTCGGGGTGTCCTTCGGCTACGTACTCCCGCTCACGCGCCGCACCGCCCTGGTCGAGTACACCGAGTTCGGGCGGACTCCGCTGACCACGCCCGCCTACGAGAGGGCGCTGGCCGACTACTGCGAACGCGTCGGACTGGGCGGGGTGGAGGTGACCGCGGCCGAACAGGGCGTCATCCCGATGACCGACGCCCGGATGCCCACCCGTGCGGGGCGGCGCCTGTTCCGGGTGGGGACGGCCGGGGGCGCGACCCGGCCCGCCACCGGCTACACGTTCAGCGGGGTGGGTCGCCAGGCGCGGGCGGTGGCCGACGCCCTCGCGGCGGGGCGCGTGCCCGTTCCCCCGGTCCCGCACCGCCCGCGCCACCTGGCCATGGACGCGGTCATGCTGCGTGCCCTGGACACCGGGCGGGTGCGCGGGGCGGACTTCTTCACCCGGCTGTTCGCACGGAACCGGCTCGGCGAAGTGCTGGCCTTCCTCGACGGTGACTCGCCCCTGCGCCGTGAGCTGGTGATGGGACTGACCACGCCGGTCGGCGCGATGTCCCTGACCACCGCCGAGCACGCGTGGCACGCCCTGCTCGGACGCCCCGGGGCCCTCCGGCGGGGCTGA
- a CDS encoding aminotransferase class IV, whose product MELNGRPVSTGELASLALYGYGHFTTMLVSDLRVRGLDLHTQRLTQDCETLFGADLDLPRVRELARRAAREHARATVIRVTVYDPHMDLARPDASVLPHVLVTARPAPDPAHAPPPVRLGTRRFGRDAPEVKGTGLFGAIRERRAARLDGYDDALFTTPDGLVSEGPTWNIGFVDGGGLVWPDAPALDGVTARLVAHVASDLGIPVIRRPLTASAATRMSGAFITNAATGLRPVAALDGVHLPSSPVVTRLAHGYAALPGDRL is encoded by the coding sequence ATGGAACTGAACGGACGCCCCGTCAGCACCGGGGAACTCGCCTCCCTCGCTTTGTACGGCTACGGCCACTTCACCACCATGCTGGTGAGCGACCTGCGGGTCCGCGGCCTCGACCTGCACACCCAGCGGCTGACCCAGGACTGCGAGACCCTCTTCGGCGCCGACCTGGACCTGCCCCGCGTCCGCGAGCTGGCCCGTCGCGCCGCCCGCGAACACGCCCGCGCCACGGTGATCCGGGTGACGGTCTACGACCCCCACATGGACCTGGCCCGCCCCGACGCCAGCGTCCTGCCGCACGTGCTGGTCACCGCCCGCCCCGCGCCCGATCCCGCGCACGCGCCGCCGCCCGTGCGCCTGGGCACCCGCCGGTTCGGCCGCGACGCCCCGGAGGTCAAGGGCACCGGGCTCTTCGGCGCGATCCGAGAGCGACGCGCCGCCCGGCTGGACGGCTACGACGACGCCCTGTTCACCACACCCGACGGACTGGTGTCGGAGGGGCCGACGTGGAACATCGGCTTCGTGGACGGGGGCGGCCTCGTGTGGCCGGACGCCCCCGCGCTGGACGGTGTGACCGCGCGCCTGGTCGCCCACGTCGCCTCCGACCTGGGCATTCCGGTGATCCGGCGTCCTCTCACGGCCTCCGCGGCCACCCGGATGTCGGGCGCCTTCATCACCAACGCCGCCACCGGGCTGCGCCCCGTGGCCGCGCTGGACGGGGTGCACCTGCCCTCCTCACCCGTGGTGACGCGGCTGGCCCACGGCTACGCCGCACTGCCCGGGGACCGCCTGTAG
- a CDS encoding MerR family transcriptional regulator, translating to MSEALAPGAAARLLGVAPATLRSWDRRYGIGPRERSPGGHRRYGPEDIARLRALCRLVGEGLPPAEAARQALEARCGSVSGDVAPADDDTVPADRTLPVGRTPAALQGLARAAMRLDADLVESLLEKGLREAGVVGAWEDLAQPLLYGMGRKWEATRTYVEVEHLLSWCVSSALRRVPAAPTDERTRVRPVLLACTPREMHGLPIEALAAALREAGSPYRVLGPCTPVEATLRALRRLGPRALVLWSHAPTQADAAVLAAAVRTAAASAGDTAVYTAGPGWRGTGGATRLASGHLTSLRAAVTVLLSER from the coding sequence ATGTCCGAAGCACTCGCTCCCGGGGCCGCCGCGCGCCTGCTCGGCGTGGCCCCGGCCACGCTGCGCAGCTGGGACCGGCGCTACGGCATCGGTCCGCGCGAGCGCAGTCCGGGCGGCCACCGCCGCTACGGGCCCGAGGACATCGCCCGGCTGCGCGCCCTGTGCCGCCTGGTGGGCGAGGGCCTTCCGCCCGCCGAGGCGGCCCGGCAGGCGCTCGAAGCGCGGTGCGGGTCGGTCTCCGGCGACGTCGCCCCCGCCGACGACGACACGGTCCCCGCGGACCGGACCCTCCCGGTCGGCCGGACCCCGGCCGCGCTCCAGGGCCTGGCGCGCGCGGCGATGCGCCTGGACGCCGACCTCGTGGAGTCGCTGTTGGAGAAGGGCCTGCGCGAGGCCGGCGTCGTGGGGGCGTGGGAGGACCTGGCGCAGCCCCTGCTGTACGGCATGGGGCGCAAGTGGGAGGCGACCCGCACCTACGTGGAGGTGGAGCACCTGTTGTCGTGGTGCGTGTCCTCGGCCCTGCGCCGGGTGCCCGCGGCCCCGACGGACGAGAGGACGCGGGTGCGGCCCGTGCTCCTGGCCTGCACACCGCGGGAGATGCACGGTCTGCCGATCGAAGCCCTGGCCGCGGCACTGCGGGAGGCCGGGTCCCCCTACCGGGTCCTGGGCCCCTGCACACCGGTGGAGGCGACACTGCGCGCCCTGCGGCGCCTCGGCCCCCGGGCCCTGGTGCTGTGGTCCCACGCGCCCACGCAGGCCGACGCCGCGGTCCTGGCCGCGGCCGTCAGGACCGCGGCCGCCTCCGCCGGGGACACCGCCGTGTACACCGCCGGGCCCGGCTGGCGGGGGACCGGCGGCGCGACCCGTCTCGCGAGCGGGCACCTCACATCGCTCCGCGCGGCGGTGACGGTCCTGCTGTCGGAACGCTAG
- a CDS encoding DUF4383 domain-containing protein, with the protein MELDTSRKPDRRLDVVYRVGSGVIALVLIGFGLAGLMVRLPLFDTQGEVVAGLSTNGALGFLSVAFGSLLLGAAVLGGVFASTVCAVMGVAFVGSGLVNLYLMSAGPNILAFSMPNVIFSFVVGLMLMTVGMYGRFSGGLEEGNPFREHRARGPRWHGVRVPWARGRAAR; encoded by the coding sequence ATGGAACTCGACACGAGCCGCAAGCCGGACCGTCGGCTGGACGTCGTCTACCGGGTGGGTTCAGGGGTCATCGCGCTCGTCCTGATCGGTTTCGGTCTGGCGGGCCTGATGGTGCGGTTGCCGCTGTTCGACACGCAGGGTGAGGTGGTGGCCGGCCTGTCCACCAACGGCGCGCTGGGCTTCCTCTCGGTGGCCTTCGGGTCGCTGCTGCTGGGGGCGGCGGTGCTCGGAGGGGTGTTCGCCTCCACCGTGTGCGCGGTCATGGGTGTGGCGTTCGTGGGGAGCGGGCTCGTCAATCTGTACCTGATGAGCGCCGGGCCCAACATCCTGGCCTTCTCGATGCCCAACGTCATCTTCAGCTTCGTCGTGGGGCTGATGCTGATGACGGTCGGGATGTACGGGCGCTTCAGCGGTGGCCTGGAGGAGGGGAACCCGTTCCGTGAACACCGTGCGCGGGGGCCACGGTGGCACGGGGTCCGGGTTCCCTGGGCTCGGGGACGAGCGGCCCGATGA
- a CDS encoding MMPL family transporter yields MALVWVLGAGPLGSFVGRLGEVQTNDPAAFLPVGAESTEVDAIAEDFDRAEGVPAIVVFSADHDLTEQELAAVREVAERVDARPWSAAPVAGPFPGTEDASVAQFVVTIGSEYETGDSVDELRALLEEEAVPGLTAQVTGPAGYAADLSAAFGGIDSTLLIVAVVAVLVILIAVYRSPLLPILVILASLLALGLSGALVYAAADAGVVSLNGQSQGILFILVVGACTDYALLLVARYREELSVREHAPLAALAAARAVTGPVLASGGTVILGLLCLLAADLSSTRSLGPVVAIGVAAAMLSAMTFLPAALALCGRAVFWPLAPHREGTDTRESTDLVLSRHRVWGGVARSVGRRPRAYWLACAAVLLAAAAFAPGFDAGGSGQAEIFRTEVEAVDGQEVLTRGFGADSSAAPTLVVADAASVDEVVAAAEGLPEVTSAAPFTEAGPPGAEGSPPVAEPVLVVDGRVLVEVVLAAEPESSEAVDAVRTLRAELDGVQGADALVGGVTATDLDTLETAQRDFTVVVPLVLVVVFLVLVPLLRSLLAPLLLVVANVLSFAATLGVGTLLFQHVLDLPGADPVVPLFAFVFLVALGVDYSIFLMSRAREETLEHGHRQGLLRALTVTGGVITSAGVVLAATFAALAVIPLLFLFQLAFLVAFGVLVDTLLVRTLLVPALSLDAGRRVWWPGRAYRRSPGSAA; encoded by the coding sequence GTGGCCTTGGTCTGGGTCCTCGGGGCGGGCCCGCTCGGCTCCTTCGTCGGACGCCTGGGGGAAGTGCAGACCAACGACCCCGCGGCCTTCCTGCCGGTCGGAGCGGAGTCCACCGAGGTCGACGCGATCGCCGAGGACTTCGACCGCGCGGAGGGCGTTCCGGCCATCGTCGTCTTCTCCGCCGACCACGACCTGACGGAGCAGGAACTGGCCGCCGTCAGGGAGGTCGCGGAGCGGGTGGACGCGCGGCCCTGGTCCGCCGCACCCGTCGCGGGCCCGTTCCCCGGCACCGAGGACGCCTCCGTGGCCCAGTTCGTGGTCACCATCGGGTCGGAGTACGAGACCGGTGACAGCGTGGACGAGTTGCGCGCCCTGCTGGAGGAGGAGGCGGTTCCCGGACTCACCGCTCAGGTGACCGGACCGGCGGGCTACGCCGCGGACCTGTCCGCGGCCTTCGGCGGCATCGACTCCACCCTGCTGATCGTGGCGGTGGTGGCGGTGCTCGTCATCCTGATCGCCGTCTACCGCTCACCGCTGCTGCCCATCCTGGTGATCCTCGCGTCGCTGCTCGCCCTCGGGCTCTCCGGCGCCCTGGTCTACGCCGCCGCCGACGCGGGCGTGGTCAGCCTCAACGGCCAGAGCCAGGGCATCCTCTTCATCCTGGTCGTGGGCGCCTGCACCGACTACGCCCTCCTGCTGGTGGCCCGCTACCGCGAGGAGCTGTCCGTGCGCGAACACGCTCCGCTGGCCGCGCTGGCCGCGGCGCGTGCGGTGACCGGTCCCGTGCTGGCCTCCGGCGGCACGGTCATCCTGGGACTGCTGTGCCTGCTCGCCGCCGACCTGTCCTCGACCCGCAGCCTCGGCCCGGTCGTGGCCATCGGCGTGGCGGCGGCCATGCTGTCCGCGATGACGTTCCTGCCCGCGGCCCTGGCCCTGTGCGGACGCGCGGTGTTCTGGCCGCTGGCCCCGCACCGCGAGGGCACCGACACGCGCGAGTCCACCGACCTGGTCCTGTCCAGGCACCGGGTGTGGGGCGGTGTGGCCCGTTCCGTCGGACGCCGTCCCCGGGCGTACTGGCTGGCGTGCGCCGCGGTGCTGCTGGCCGCGGCGGCGTTCGCGCCCGGGTTCGACGCGGGCGGCAGCGGGCAGGCCGAGATCTTCCGCACCGAGGTCGAGGCGGTCGACGGACAGGAGGTGCTCACCCGCGGATTCGGCGCCGACTCCTCCGCCGCGCCCACCCTGGTGGTCGCCGACGCCGCCTCCGTGGACGAGGTCGTGGCCGCGGCCGAGGGCCTGCCCGAGGTCACCTCCGCCGCGCCCTTCACGGAGGCCGGCCCGCCCGGAGCCGAGGGTTCGCCGCCCGTGGCGGAACCGGTGCTGGTCGTGGACGGCCGTGTCCTGGTCGAGGTCGTGCTCGCCGCCGAACCCGAGTCGAGCGAGGCGGTGGACGCGGTGCGGACGCTGCGCGCGGAGCTGGACGGGGTCCAGGGCGCCGACGCGCTGGTGGGCGGGGTGACCGCGACCGACCTGGACACGCTGGAGACCGCGCAGCGCGACTTCACCGTCGTGGTCCCGCTCGTGCTGGTGGTGGTGTTCCTGGTCCTGGTGCCCCTGCTGCGCTCGCTCCTGGCGCCCCTGCTGCTCGTGGTGGCCAACGTGCTGTCCTTCGCGGCGACCCTGGGGGTGGGCACGCTCCTGTTCCAGCACGTGCTGGACCTGCCGGGCGCCGATCCCGTGGTGCCGCTGTTCGCGTTCGTGTTCCTGGTCGCCCTCGGCGTCGACTACAGCATCTTCCTGATGTCGCGCGCACGGGAGGAGACCCTCGAACACGGACACCGCCAGGGCCTGCTGCGGGCGCTCACGGTGACGGGCGGGGTCATCACCTCGGCGGGCGTGGTGCTGGCCGCCACCTTCGCCGCCCTGGCGGTCATCCCCCTGCTCTTCCTGTTCCAGCTCGCCTTCCTCGTGGCGTTCGGCGTCCTGGTGGACACGCTGCTGGTGCGCACGCTCCTGGTCCCCGCGCTGTCGCTGGACGCCGGCAGGCGCGTGTGGTGGCCGGGCCGGGCCTACAGGCGGTCCCCGGGCAGTGCGGCGTAG
- a CDS encoding class I SAM-dependent methyltransferase gives MPSTTIEMKHGAVTDEFDHAARSYDRLVAANPGYHSHLRVSARRLRLPDRGKGLRVLDLGCGTGASTAALLRAAPLARIAAVDASRGMLEAAAAKDWPPEVSFHRARAEEVTPAWVEEHLGGPADAVFAAYLIRNVPDPDALLASVRSVLRPGGRLALHEYSVADSPAARAVWSAVCWGVVIPAGGALTGRTDLFRYLWRSALEFDGRTSLLDRMRRAGLVSVASAPLPGWQYGITHTFAGARPLEGRTG, from the coding sequence ATGCCCAGCACCACGATCGAGATGAAGCACGGCGCGGTCACCGACGAGTTCGACCACGCCGCCCGATCCTATGACCGGCTGGTGGCGGCCAACCCCGGCTACCACTCCCATCTGCGCGTGTCCGCGCGTCGGCTGCGCCTGCCGGACCGCGGGAAGGGGTTGCGCGTGCTGGACCTGGGCTGCGGGACCGGGGCCTCCACCGCCGCCCTGCTGCGCGCGGCGCCGCTGGCGCGGATCGCCGCGGTGGACGCCTCCCGGGGCATGCTCGAGGCGGCCGCCGCCAAGGACTGGCCGCCGGAGGTGTCCTTCCACCGGGCCCGCGCCGAGGAGGTCACCCCCGCGTGGGTGGAGGAGCACCTCGGCGGTCCCGCCGACGCCGTGTTCGCGGCCTACCTGATCCGCAACGTCCCCGACCCCGACGCGCTGCTGGCCTCGGTGCGCTCGGTGCTGCGGCCCGGCGGTCGGCTCGCACTGCACGAGTACTCGGTGGCCGACTCCCCCGCGGCGCGCGCGGTGTGGTCGGCCGTGTGCTGGGGCGTGGTGATCCCCGCCGGAGGCGCGCTCACCGGACGGACGGACCTGTTCCGCTACCTGTGGCGCAGCGCCCTGGAGTTCGACGGGCGCACGTCCCTGCTCGACCGGATGCGCCGCGCGGGCCTGGTGTCCGTGGCGAGCGCGCCGCTGCCGGGCTGGCAGTACGGCATCACGCACACGTTCGCGGGCGCCCGCCCGCTGGAGGGGCGGACCGGATGA
- a CDS encoding SDR family oxidoreductase, whose protein sequence is MRVLVIGATGYIGGRLVPELLAAGHEVRCLARTPGKLRDHPWRDRVEVFRGDVVSGEGLADALEGVEAAYYLVHSMASGRGFEGSDARAAANVARASGEAGVRRLVYLGGLAPRGAELSPHMASREEVGRILSEGPVPTVVLRAAVIIGSGSASFEMLRYLTERLPAMTTPRWVSSRVQPIAVRDVLRLLTRALDLPEGTARSFDIGGPDVLTYAEMIQRFARAAGLARRLILPVPVLSPGLSSLWVGLISPVPPAVARPLVESLRNDAVCGEDDLSVALDDHDRIGFDQAVELALRRTDQARVDTRWSSASWPTAPSDPLPTDPDWTGGSLYTDRRARYVDASPERLWEVIEGIGGERGWYSWPLAWSARGWIDLALGGVGPRRGRRDPRRLRTGDPLDFWRVEEIVPGRLLRLRAEMRLPGLAWLELGVARVRGRTVYHQRALFRPRGLSGHLYWWAVTPFHGVVFGSMARNIARRAGREDPASAP, encoded by the coding sequence ATGAGGGTCCTGGTGATCGGGGCGACCGGCTACATCGGCGGTCGCCTGGTCCCGGAGCTGCTGGCCGCGGGCCACGAGGTGCGTTGTCTGGCCCGCACCCCCGGCAAGCTGCGCGACCATCCGTGGCGCGACCGGGTCGAGGTCTTCCGGGGCGACGTGGTCTCTGGGGAGGGGCTGGCCGACGCCCTGGAAGGAGTCGAGGCCGCCTACTACCTGGTGCATTCCATGGCAAGCGGGCGCGGCTTCGAGGGGAGCGACGCGCGGGCGGCGGCCAACGTCGCCCGCGCGTCGGGTGAGGCGGGCGTGCGGCGCCTGGTCTACCTGGGCGGGCTCGCGCCCCGGGGCGCGGAGCTCTCACCGCACATGGCCTCCCGGGAGGAGGTCGGCCGGATCCTGTCGGAGGGGCCGGTGCCGACCGTGGTCCTGCGGGCCGCCGTCATCATCGGGTCGGGCTCGGCGTCCTTCGAGATGCTGCGGTACCTGACCGAGCGCCTGCCCGCGATGACGACACCGCGCTGGGTGTCCAGCCGGGTCCAGCCGATCGCCGTCCGCGACGTGCTCCGGCTGCTGACCCGTGCGCTGGACCTGCCCGAGGGGACCGCCCGGTCCTTCGACATCGGCGGCCCCGACGTGCTGACCTACGCCGAGATGATCCAGCGCTTCGCCAGGGCGGCGGGCCTGGCGCGCAGGCTGATCCTTCCGGTGCCGGTGCTCTCGCCGGGCCTGTCCAGCCTGTGGGTCGGGCTCATCTCGCCCGTGCCGCCCGCGGTCGCCCGGCCACTGGTGGAATCGCTGCGCAACGACGCGGTCTGCGGCGAGGACGACCTGTCCGTCGCGCTGGACGACCACGACCGGATCGGGTTCGACCAGGCCGTGGAGCTGGCACTGCGCCGCACCGACCAGGCGCGGGTGGACACGCGCTGGTCGTCGGCGTCCTGGCCGACCGCTCCGTCGGACCCGTTGCCCACCGACCCCGACTGGACCGGGGGCAGCCTGTACACCGACCGCCGTGCCCGCTACGTGGACGCCTCGCCGGAGCGCCTGTGGGAGGTCATCGAGGGTATCGGGGGCGAGCGCGGCTGGTACTCGTGGCCGCTGGCGTGGTCGGCACGGGGCTGGATCGATCTGGCGCTGGGCGGGGTCGGCCCGCGCCGGGGGCGGCGTGACCCGCGGCGGCTGAGGACGGGGGACCCGCTGGACTTCTGGCGGGTGGAGGAGATCGTTCCGGGCCGGTTGCTGCGCCTGCGCGCGGAGATGCGGTTGCCCGGGCTCGCGTGGCTGGAACTGGGGGTGGCGCGCGTGCGGGGCCGCACGGTCTACCACCAGCGCGCGCTCTTCCGGCCGCGCGGGCTGTCCGGCCACCTGTACTGGTGGGCGGTCACGCCCTTCCACGGTGTCGTCTTCGGGTCCATGGCGCGCAACATCGCCCGGCGGGCCGGGCGCGAGGACCCGGCGTCGGCGCCCTGA